One window of Nicotiana tomentosiformis chromosome 11, ASM39032v3, whole genome shotgun sequence genomic DNA carries:
- the LOC104093865 gene encoding probable small nuclear ribonucleoprotein F translates to MSVPVNPKPYLNNLTGKPVMVKLKWGMEYKGYLVSVDSYMNLQLANAEEYIDGQCTGSLGEILIRCNNVLYLRGVPEDEELEDADRD, encoded by the exons ATG TCAGTACCAGTTAATCCCAAGCCTTATTTGAACAATTTGACGGGAAAGCCTGTGATGGTAAAGCTTAAATGGGGAATGGAGTACAAAG GGTATCTGGTCTCCGTGGATTCATACATGAACTTGCAG CTTGCAAACGCAGAAGAATACATTGATGGACAATGCACTGGTTCTCTCGGAGAGATCCTGATTAG ATGTAATAATGTCCTCTATCTTCGTGGTGTACCTGAGGATGAAGAATTGGAAGATGCTGATCGCGACTAG